A single region of the Saprospiraceae bacterium genome encodes:
- the cas10 gene encoding type III-A CRISPR-associated protein Cas10/Csm1 yields MDNTREKIVLAALLHDIGKFWQRGDDFLSKSPYIENPNQDWGWLVPNNPKTGYPTRQHAIWTWQFFSRFKNHFINLRFQYDRSKTDLQSISAKHHQPDCLEAAIIQMADHWSSAIDRRKIEYNEEENLDSVKNLPQHWTGYAYKKIPLHSIFNDLKVKDKEDKLKLANKPFVFKINPLSIQEEDIFPDLLDDTLFKVRNEKGLESDYRKLWEQFEQEFALLPTGSFDGFFVSLLALLKKYTWCIPSSTMDMPNVSLFEHLKTTAAFAACLYDFWVTNEQAFEFEGASLKLKPNIDPVLMCCLDLSGIQKFIYDITSRKASQSLKGRSFYLQLLLDNLLSLILTHEKIQQTQANIIYSSGGTAYFLLPNTPNVEKGLVEAYQMIQQFAWDEHKGKIFPALSWLSFRYEFHATDGSIKSNQAADLRTLGDLWQKVSELAGIQKRKKFKSLLTQTFDDFFSEKGRTAQQAQTTATCAVTGEPILGKAENIGRDDTEENRTLVLPSVKYQTDLGRNLKDCQYLIQWMGKGDKLFDSINYCSRITSDINDTNNRKLVSEPSAIFSQFNDTDFLVNHTADHAAYTFHFYGGNKQPEMIDEERGENRVKTLEELCYTDPVKKEFSKLGILRMDVDNLGKIFRDGFDEKNKSFSAYATLSFLLDLFFSGYINSIWEGKEKFKSHVSILYSGGDDLFALGRWDVLLNFAAKVQKSFSAFTGRTDISLSGGMVIVDRKFPIYKAAALAGEAEDKAKAYESSKWGDKNAICFFDETISWNREFEFVKDTKKKFFRFIKDEQLNRSLLHQLQRYKSLKDFGEHRQKKEGKAKDFSYKWHSAYYLKRFADRHQNRPEGVKTLLQELQERILHEREFDSADRYLDLVALAARWAEYELKIIESAKPKTEQPSN; encoded by the coding sequence ATGGATAATACCAGAGAAAAAATAGTGCTGGCTGCACTACTACACGATATTGGCAAGTTTTGGCAGAGGGGAGACGATTTTTTGAGTAAATCTCCATACATCGAAAACCCTAATCAAGATTGGGGCTGGCTGGTACCGAATAACCCTAAAACAGGCTACCCTACCCGCCAACATGCTATTTGGACCTGGCAGTTTTTTTCACGATTCAAAAACCATTTTATAAACCTCCGGTTCCAATATGATAGAAGTAAAACAGATTTACAAAGCATATCGGCTAAACATCACCAACCCGATTGCCTTGAAGCAGCCATCATTCAAATGGCAGATCATTGGAGTTCGGCAATTGACAGAAGAAAAATAGAATACAATGAGGAAGAAAACCTGGATTCGGTAAAAAATCTTCCGCAGCATTGGACAGGATATGCCTATAAGAAAATCCCTTTGCATTCCATTTTCAATGACCTAAAAGTAAAAGACAAAGAAGATAAACTCAAGTTAGCGAACAAGCCATTTGTCTTCAAAATCAACCCTTTATCTATTCAGGAAGAAGATATATTTCCAGACCTCTTAGATGATACTTTATTCAAAGTAAGAAATGAAAAAGGCCTTGAAAGTGACTATCGAAAGCTATGGGAACAATTTGAACAGGAGTTTGCATTATTGCCCACAGGTAGCTTTGATGGCTTCTTTGTATCGCTTTTAGCGCTTTTGAAAAAATATACCTGGTGCATTCCTTCCAGTACAATGGATATGCCGAATGTTAGTTTGTTTGAACACCTAAAAACAACAGCTGCTTTTGCGGCTTGCTTGTATGATTTTTGGGTAACAAATGAACAGGCATTTGAATTTGAGGGAGCTTCTTTAAAATTAAAGCCCAATATTGATCCTGTTTTAATGTGCTGCCTGGATTTAAGTGGCATCCAAAAATTCATTTATGATATTACGTCCAGAAAAGCGTCCCAAAGTTTAAAAGGTCGGTCCTTTTATCTGCAGTTGTTATTAGATAATTTATTATCCTTAATCCTAACGCACGAAAAAATACAACAAACCCAAGCCAACATTATTTACAGCAGTGGAGGAACGGCATATTTCCTTTTGCCCAACACCCCCAATGTTGAAAAAGGTTTAGTGGAAGCTTATCAGATGATCCAGCAATTTGCCTGGGATGAGCATAAGGGAAAGATCTTCCCCGCTTTAAGTTGGTTGAGTTTTCGGTATGAATTTCATGCCACGGACGGGAGTATTAAATCCAACCAGGCCGCAGATTTAAGAACTTTAGGGGACCTATGGCAAAAAGTATCCGAGTTGGCGGGGATACAGAAAAGGAAGAAGTTTAAGTCCTTGCTTACGCAAACATTTGATGATTTCTTTTCGGAAAAAGGAAGGACTGCCCAACAGGCACAAACCACAGCTACCTGCGCAGTAACCGGTGAACCCATTCTCGGAAAAGCGGAGAACATTGGCCGAGATGATACCGAAGAAAATAGAACCCTAGTTTTGCCTTCTGTAAAATATCAAACTGATCTTGGAAGAAACCTTAAAGATTGCCAGTACCTTATTCAATGGATGGGAAAAGGCGACAAACTCTTTGATTCCATAAATTACTGCTCACGTATAACTTCAGATATCAATGATACCAACAATCGAAAACTAGTATCTGAACCCTCTGCTATTTTTTCACAATTTAACGACACGGACTTTTTAGTAAATCACACCGCTGATCATGCTGCCTATACTTTTCATTTCTATGGTGGTAATAAGCAACCGGAAATGATTGATGAAGAGAGAGGGGAAAATCGTGTTAAAACCCTAGAAGAATTATGTTACACTGATCCTGTTAAAAAGGAGTTTTCAAAACTAGGCATCCTGAGAATGGACGTCGACAACCTGGGAAAGATTTTCAGGGATGGCTTTGATGAAAAAAACAAATCCTTTTCGGCCTATGCTACCTTATCCTTTTTGCTGGATCTGTTTTTTAGTGGCTATATCAATTCCATCTGGGAAGGAAAGGAAAAATTCAAATCGCATGTATCCATTCTCTATTCGGGGGGCGACGACCTTTTTGCCCTCGGCCGCTGGGATGTGCTTTTAAACTTCGCTGCTAAAGTCCAAAAATCATTTTCTGCCTTTACCGGACGAACCGATATCAGCCTTTCGGGAGGTATGGTCATTGTAGACCGAAAATTTCCAATCTACAAGGCTGCCGCACTCGCAGGAGAAGCAGAAGATAAGGCCAAGGCATATGAAAGTTCGAAATGGGGCGATAAAAACGCCATCTGCTTTTTTGATGAAACAATTAGCTGGAACAGGGAATTTGAATTTGTCAAAGACACAAAGAAAAAGTTCTTTAGATTCATCAAGGACGAACAGTTAAACCGTTCCCTTCTTCACCAATTGCAGCGCTATAAATCCCTCAAAGATTTTGGAGAGCATCGACAAAAAAAAGAGGGCAAAGCAAAGGACTTTAGTTACAAATGGCATAGTGCTTACTACCTGAAACGATTTGCAGATAGGCACCAGAATAGGCCAGAAGGGGTCAAAACATTACTACAAGAATTACAAGAGCGGATCTTGCACGAGAGGGAATTTGACAGTGCTGACCGCTATTTGGATTTGGTCGCTTTGGCCGCCCGTTGGGCGGAGTATGAGTTGAAAATAATCGAGTCCGCAAAACCAAAAACAGAACAGCCATCAAATTGA
- a CDS encoding CRISPR-associated endonuclease Cas6, with product MPKLRYLRIRFAQPIFAYDIPKFRAAVIEKTERVSALFHNHKDDTEVLYRYPLIQYKVTNKKASIICLEEGSDDIHYLLQHRELDLRVGDSTNSYTVEDVDLHYHMVQTWHTTFEYSLLNWIALNQKHHQRFKELEGDEKAQIELLSSILRGNILAFAKGINWWVEDTIAVEITKIKEIKTLPIHKNYKDVLTFSLNFRTNVSLPDYIGLGKRVSIGFGTVKQFRSNSKKMIENG from the coding sequence ATGCCAAAACTTAGATATCTCCGAATCCGATTTGCCCAACCCATTTTCGCCTATGATATCCCCAAATTCCGAGCGGCTGTCATTGAAAAAACGGAAAGGGTTTCTGCGCTTTTTCACAACCACAAGGACGATACCGAAGTCCTGTACCGCTACCCGCTGATCCAATATAAGGTAACCAACAAAAAAGCGAGTATTATCTGCCTGGAAGAAGGTTCGGATGATATACACTACCTGCTGCAACACCGCGAACTGGACCTGCGCGTGGGCGATTCCACGAATAGCTACACCGTAGAGGACGTAGATTTGCATTACCATATGGTCCAAACCTGGCATACTACCTTCGAATACAGTCTGCTCAATTGGATAGCACTCAACCAAAAACACCACCAGCGTTTTAAGGAACTGGAAGGCGACGAAAAAGCCCAAATCGAATTGTTGTCAAGCATCTTGCGCGGAAATATCCTGGCCTTTGCCAAGGGCATCAACTGGTGGGTAGAAGACACCATTGCGGTAGAGATCACCAAAATCAAGGAGATCAAAACCCTCCCCATCCACAAAAACTACAAAGACGTACTCACCTTCAGCCTCAACTTTCGGACCAATGTCAGTCTGCCCGATTACATCGGCCTGGGAAAACGGGTCAGCATCGGCTTTGGAACGGTGAAACAATTTAGATCTAATTCCAAAAAAATGATTGAAAATGGATAA
- the csm4 gene encoding type III-A CRISPR-associated RAMP protein Csm4: protein MPKKRFRVYRLYFNTPLHIGDIRPDDYGNSESFIRSDTLLAAITAMLGQCGKIDQAFDGNFNFQISSLFPFTTIEDTVIYFFPKLSIPLPLKTKPGELISFAKKLKKLQWLDFDYFEAQLNQREFEVFGDKDQKDLQGKFCSSKKLPDFITPQIAQRVTIPRDRSNGEDPTPFYMERLFFQSGSGLFFLAEGKDFGLLEDGLELLQYEGLGTDRTIGNGGFKFEKEDEELELEIPSSTYCTNLSLFCPEDSAQLEKMLHENATYDTIKRGGWITTEGAQTLRKKAVYMFTEGSIFSGDASPKGRKVINLSPDAAFIEKKLPHSIYRCGHSIFLPVKL, encoded by the coding sequence ATGCCTAAAAAAAGATTCCGGGTTTATCGCCTGTATTTCAATACCCCATTGCACATTGGTGATATACGTCCTGACGATTATGGTAATTCGGAAAGCTTTATTCGCTCAGATACGCTACTGGCCGCTATCACAGCTATGCTGGGGCAGTGTGGCAAAATTGACCAGGCGTTCGATGGCAATTTCAACTTTCAAATCAGTAGCTTATTTCCTTTTACAACCATTGAAGACACAGTCATTTATTTTTTTCCAAAGCTTTCCATCCCCTTGCCACTGAAAACTAAACCTGGGGAACTGATCAGTTTTGCCAAAAAACTAAAAAAATTGCAATGGTTGGACTTCGATTATTTTGAAGCTCAATTGAATCAAAGAGAATTTGAGGTATTCGGAGATAAGGATCAAAAGGATCTGCAAGGGAAATTTTGTTCTTCTAAAAAATTACCTGACTTTATTACCCCTCAAATAGCGCAGCGGGTGACCATCCCCAGGGATCGAAGCAATGGGGAAGATCCAACGCCATTTTATATGGAACGGCTATTTTTCCAATCGGGCTCAGGTTTGTTTTTCCTGGCGGAAGGCAAAGATTTTGGTCTCTTAGAGGATGGATTAGAATTATTGCAATATGAAGGACTCGGAACGGATAGGACTATTGGAAATGGTGGTTTTAAATTTGAAAAAGAGGATGAGGAGCTTGAGCTAGAAATTCCCAGCAGTACTTACTGTACGAATCTCTCTCTTTTTTGTCCGGAAGATTCTGCTCAATTAGAAAAAATGTTACATGAAAACGCCACCTATGACACCATCAAAAGGGGCGGTTGGATCACCACGGAAGGGGCTCAGACCCTTCGCAAAAAAGCAGTTTACATGTTTACTGAAGGCAGTATTTTCAGTGGGGATGCCAGCCCTAAGGGCCGAAAAGTCATCAATCTTTCTCCTGATGCAGCTTTCATTGAAAAAAAATTACCTCACAGCATTTATCGATGTGGGCATAGTATTTTTTTACCCGTCAAATTGTAA
- a CDS encoding caspase family protein codes for MSDTNQASQDRGIGEKHLIEATAEHQRKHNHLLAIAVDAYEDEAIDNLSNCVSDVEDLLEVLTTDYFFERGNIRFLRSRDVALDKSSQKDIQSMEKDFAFIGEATHELIIAQLKDLAKTMRPNDNLIICYSGHGIYDQDFNEGYWIPADGKLKNNASYIENGTIRTALNAINTHHTVLISDSCYSGTLFSAGKQRSLDIPRVYKHPSRWGLTAGRRNETVSDGNLGGNSPFARELIRILKRKQEVWIGDLCKEIVTEIEHRKEAQTPMGEPFADMKAHDGGQFVFLPRLATEKDYWKIAWRENTRKSYYAFLARYPSGTYEKAAMDALNVFVAAEKPQCSEAALATHDFLYEVLPDQAKYYAINFLKGISQSTLSEVGLEMYGDLFKHFPALAERQLKSFILLGKDFAKQQAAEAAYVLLPPNDSDAKKAFFQSFFHQQERRNPYLGLAPYTTKDSESFFGRRAVVQQLWDQLASSRFLLLSGPADSGKSSVIAAGLLPLLQEREGYDVFSMVPTADAYWEMEDLLSKEFDPNKKQVLFIDQYETFFTQGSDHYRRKDIESLLIALDTEGKFPQLKVILALRSNVEGLFQAGAFGRPFWNDEQAHFAVYRLPAMQENELREVILGPAWSGGYEIEPEVVDALLKEVKHSSNVLPFLSASLQNLFELEAAEAPILTNSWFRKKGMINRALNALADKVYGRLEPEKQRIMQQIFLRMVYFSGEDYSSRLVTLDELFHPNAAVDQLVGELLDHLVKEKLLEETASEIVDKESGRSVTVVKPTNKLLINYWPRYREWIEALGQENLLLQRDLWEATLKNRDYWKQNHWTRGDSGPLPEDDEALLRAAPYWDNHPKLNAILDHILGTSTPLLLAATDNPLRQAMTELQQQLSGKELQLFQSLMEKWRQNGTPAYLDDFIITGASGKLLGIFLKHGTHWLNSNEAAFIQRSWEKRSADIAQVFQQRDEAIQAKKAAEAARERTIDEVIEASWKAGNLYGEEIESADTYIQGVRSLYAKLKLFMSLKKAQSLSPIPIFIKGPHQEDFDMNADAFGYYNPAFLAWAKQHVIPARGNTLLRKATQVFYNKFLRDLARVYYLAYRHLEQHPDLRDGVKAEYLSAVEGGLIQGGGLFNEHSGGLILQESLRAYPDQYQTEMDAKLGEMAFYYWVVASGFWIRRHIDTTAAAFMDILVDLLGTYDSEWLADPPVLP; via the coding sequence ATGTCCGATACTAACCAGGCGTCCCAAGACCGGGGCATAGGAGAGAAGCACTTGATCGAAGCTACAGCCGAACACCAGCGCAAGCACAACCACTTGCTGGCCATTGCGGTAGATGCTTATGAAGACGAAGCAATTGACAACCTGTCAAATTGTGTCAGTGATGTGGAAGACTTGCTGGAGGTGCTCACGACGGACTATTTTTTTGAAAGGGGCAATATTCGTTTTTTGCGGAGCAGGGATGTCGCTTTGGATAAAAGCAGTCAAAAGGACATCCAGTCAATGGAAAAAGATTTTGCCTTTATCGGGGAGGCGACCCATGAGCTGATCATTGCGCAGTTGAAGGATCTGGCCAAAACCATGCGGCCTAATGATAACCTTATTATTTGCTATTCGGGGCATGGGATCTACGACCAGGATTTCAACGAAGGCTATTGGATTCCGGCGGATGGGAAACTTAAAAACAATGCCAGCTATATTGAAAACGGGACGATCCGGACGGCGCTGAACGCCATCAATACCCATCATACGGTGCTGATTTCCGATTCCTGTTATTCCGGCACCTTGTTTTCTGCCGGTAAGCAGCGGTCTTTGGACATACCCCGGGTGTACAAGCATCCCTCTCGCTGGGGCCTGACGGCAGGTCGCCGCAACGAAACGGTCTCCGATGGCAACCTGGGCGGCAACAGCCCCTTTGCCAGAGAATTGATCCGGATCCTGAAGCGCAAGCAGGAAGTCTGGATAGGCGACCTCTGCAAGGAAATCGTTACGGAGATCGAGCACAGGAAGGAGGCTCAGACGCCTATGGGCGAACCCTTTGCCGATATGAAGGCGCATGACGGCGGCCAGTTTGTTTTTCTGCCCCGTTTGGCGACCGAGAAGGATTATTGGAAAATTGCCTGGCGGGAAAATACCCGCAAAAGCTATTATGCTTTTCTGGCGCGTTACCCAAGTGGAACATACGAAAAGGCAGCGATGGACGCACTGAATGTATTTGTGGCGGCCGAAAAGCCGCAATGTAGTGAAGCGGCCCTGGCTACCCATGATTTTTTATATGAGGTATTGCCCGATCAGGCCAAATACTACGCCATCAATTTTCTCAAGGGGATTAGCCAGTCGACCCTGAGCGAGGTGGGCTTGGAGATGTATGGCGATTTATTTAAGCATTTTCCAGCCCTCGCCGAAAGGCAATTGAAATCCTTTATCCTCTTGGGAAAGGATTTTGCGAAGCAGCAGGCAGCAGAAGCGGCCTATGTCCTTTTACCCCCAAATGACTCAGACGCTAAAAAAGCCTTTTTTCAGTCCTTTTTCCATCAACAAGAAAGGCGCAATCCCTACCTGGGCCTGGCGCCTTATACTACAAAGGATAGCGAAAGTTTCTTTGGGCGCAGAGCCGTTGTACAGCAATTGTGGGATCAACTGGCTAGCTCGCGGTTTTTACTGCTTTCGGGGCCAGCTGATAGTGGTAAATCATCGGTTATTGCTGCGGGCTTGCTTCCGCTTTTGCAAGAAAGAGAGGGATACGACGTGTTTAGCATGGTGCCGACGGCTGATGCGTATTGGGAGATGGAGGATCTCCTCTCCAAAGAATTCGATCCGAACAAAAAACAAGTGCTGTTTATCGATCAATACGAAACCTTTTTTACCCAAGGCAGCGATCACTACAGGCGGAAAGACATCGAATCCCTGTTGATCGCCTTGGATACTGAAGGCAAATTTCCGCAATTGAAGGTCATCCTTGCCCTGCGTTCCAATGTGGAAGGGCTGTTTCAGGCTGGGGCCTTTGGCCGTCCTTTTTGGAATGACGAGCAGGCCCATTTTGCCGTATACAGGTTGCCCGCTATGCAGGAAAATGAATTGCGGGAAGTGATCCTTGGTCCGGCCTGGAGCGGTGGTTACGAGATTGAGCCCGAAGTGGTGGATGCCCTGCTAAAAGAAGTGAAACATAGTTCCAATGTTCTGCCTTTCCTGTCTGCCTCCTTGCAAAATCTCTTTGAGCTGGAGGCCGCCGAAGCCCCCATTCTGACGAATAGCTGGTTTAGGAAAAAAGGTATGATCAACAGGGCTTTGAATGCATTGGCCGACAAGGTATATGGCCGCTTGGAGCCGGAGAAGCAGCGGATCATGCAGCAAATTTTCCTGCGCATGGTTTATTTTAGCGGAGAGGACTATAGCAGCCGCCTGGTTACCTTAGATGAACTATTTCACCCCAATGCAGCGGTCGACCAACTGGTCGGTGAACTCCTGGATCATTTGGTAAAAGAAAAACTGCTAGAGGAAACCGCCTCGGAGATCGTCGACAAGGAAAGTGGCAGATCTGTAACGGTGGTAAAACCAACCAACAAGTTGTTGATCAATTATTGGCCCAGGTACAGGGAATGGATTGAAGCCTTAGGGCAGGAAAATCTACTGCTTCAGCGCGATCTCTGGGAGGCTACCCTCAAAAATCGGGATTATTGGAAGCAAAACCACTGGACCAGGGGGGACTCAGGGCCCTTGCCTGAAGACGACGAAGCCCTGTTGCGCGCCGCGCCTTACTGGGACAATCACCCCAAGCTCAACGCAATACTCGATCATATCCTGGGGACAAGCACCCCCTTGCTCCTGGCAGCGACCGACAACCCGCTTAGACAGGCCATGACGGAACTACAGCAGCAGCTTTCAGGAAAGGAGCTACAGCTTTTTCAAAGCCTGATGGAAAAATGGAGACAAAATGGTACGCCAGCATACCTGGACGACTTCATCATCACCGGTGCTTCCGGCAAACTGCTGGGCATTTTCCTAAAACATGGCACTCATTGGTTGAACTCCAACGAGGCAGCATTTATCCAGCGCAGTTGGGAAAAAAGAAGTGCGGATATTGCCCAGGTATTTCAACAGCGGGATGAGGCCATCCAGGCAAAGAAAGCGGCCGAAGCGGCCCGCGAGCGCACCATTGATGAGGTGATTGAGGCCAGTTGGAAGGCGGGAAACCTCTACGGCGAAGAAATTGAATCAGCAGATACCTATATCCAAGGCGTCAGAAGTTTGTATGCCAAGCTCAAATTATTCATGAGTTTGAAAAAGGCGCAGTCGCTTTCGCCCATCCCAATTTTTATCAAAGGTCCGCACCAGGAAGATTTTGATATGAATGCCGATGCCTTTGGGTACTACAATCCGGCGTTTCTGGCTTGGGCAAAGCAACACGTGATCCCGGCGAGGGGAAACACCCTCTTGCGCAAGGCTACCCAAGTGTTTTATAATAAGTTTTTGAGGGATTTGGCCCGGGTATATTACCTCGCCTACCGGCACCTGGAACAACACCCGGATTTGCGCGACGGGGTTAAAGCGGAATACCTATCGGCTGTTGAAGGTGGCCTTATCCAGGGTGGCGGCTTGTTTAATGAGCATAGCGGGGGCCTGATTTTACAAGAAAGCCTGCGGGCCTACCCGGATCAATACCAAACGGAAATGGATGCGAAATTGGGCGAAATGGCCTTTTATTATTGGGTGGTGGCTTCGGGGTTTTGGATTCGGCGCCACATTGATACCACGGCTGCTGCGTTTATGGATATTCTGGTGGATTTGCTTGGTACTTACGATTCGGAGTGGTTGGCTGATCCGCCGGTGTTGCCTTAG
- the csm3 gene encoding type III-A CRISPR-associated RAMP protein Csm3, which produces MAILEKKIAFKGILKILTGIHIGDSKDQVQIGGVDAPVVRRKDNNQPYIPGSSIKGKIRCLLEQVIGKAELGGNPHINNLFGFAKDEKPSKLIVRDAYLTAVSADKLEKSNFTDYPYTEVKFENTIDRINGSAGNPRKIERVPVGTEFALEFIINKWDNDHEEELISMLKEGITLLESDYLGGSGSRGYGQVEIEIDFTKPIILYPKSSIHA; this is translated from the coding sequence ATGGCAATCTTAGAAAAGAAAATCGCCTTCAAAGGCATATTAAAAATATTGACTGGCATCCATATTGGTGATAGCAAAGACCAAGTGCAAATTGGGGGCGTAGATGCTCCAGTTGTCAGACGCAAGGACAACAACCAGCCGTATATTCCGGGCAGTTCCATTAAAGGCAAAATAAGATGTCTTTTAGAACAAGTTATCGGGAAAGCTGAGTTAGGTGGAAATCCCCATATAAACAATCTTTTTGGTTTTGCTAAAGATGAAAAACCAAGTAAATTAATTGTACGTGATGCTTATCTGACAGCGGTTAGTGCCGATAAACTGGAAAAATCCAATTTCACTGACTATCCCTATACAGAAGTCAAATTTGAAAATACGATTGACCGAATTAACGGAAGTGCCGGGAATCCCCGCAAAATTGAACGGGTTCCAGTCGGTACTGAATTTGCACTCGAATTTATCATCAATAAATGGGATAACGACCATGAGGAGGAATTAATCAGCATGTTAAAAGAAGGGATTACCTTACTGGAAAGTGATTATTTGGGTGGAAGCGGCTCAAGAGGCTATGGACAAGTAGAAATTGAAATCGATTTTACTAAGCCTATCATTTTATATCCAAAATCTTCCATCCATGCCTAA
- the csm2 gene encoding type III-A CRISPR-associated protein Csm2 has translation MNPIKSEWITQAGNIDNSVVHWAEETGKKLAEGKLTSSTIRRFFGEMRRIQSNFSKNNEDVPMLKAKLAYDVGRKKEPGVKDFYRILSPGIEAVQNNEDNFNRFVKIAESIVAFHKLHYKGKED, from the coding sequence ATGAATCCAATAAAATCAGAATGGATTACCCAAGCGGGTAACATTGACAATTCGGTCGTCCATTGGGCGGAGGAAACCGGGAAAAAATTGGCAGAAGGGAAATTAACTTCTTCAACCATTCGCCGATTTTTCGGAGAAATGAGAAGGATTCAATCAAATTTCTCAAAGAACAATGAAGATGTACCAATGCTGAAAGCAAAGCTGGCATATGATGTTGGACGTAAAAAAGAGCCTGGTGTGAAGGATTTTTACCGCATCCTCTCACCAGGAATAGAAGCAGTACAAAACAACGAAGACAACTTTAACCGCTTTGTTAAAATTGCAGAATCCATAGTCGCATTTCACAAACTTCATTATAAAGGTAAAGAGGATTAA
- a CDS encoding WYL domain-containing protein, producing MGNHKNAIIRYRKLDSCFRNPGKKYFIEDLIEACSHAVSEFSGTVLTISRRQIFEDIKFMESESGYAAEIGRFRDGKRSYYRYHDLRFSIDKQPFNETEINQLQEASLILSRFEGIPLFEQAHSVLSRIQKGFSVDQIYPIVSFEQNPYLQGLSFFGDLFAAIFYKKVLEVHYCNFKGEASCFLFHPYCLKEYRNRWYVIGHYPAQQSYTWLLALDRIEQLDVKNDPFIPNPGIDWEDYFFHTIGVTIKAGQQAQKILIWFHTDAAPYVKTKPIHGTQKIVAEDSLGLIIALTIIPNYEFFQNILAFGDSAEIKSPEHLRQRMKTKLQGALDRY from the coding sequence ATGGGAAATCACAAAAATGCCATCATTCGTTATCGAAAGCTGGATAGTTGCTTTCGCAATCCAGGGAAAAAATATTTTATAGAGGACCTCATAGAAGCCTGTTCGCATGCCGTCTCGGAATTTTCTGGAACGGTGCTCACCATCAGTCGGCGCCAAATCTTTGAGGATATAAAGTTCATGGAGTCCGAGTCTGGTTATGCCGCAGAGATTGGTCGGTTCCGCGATGGAAAAAGAAGCTACTATCGGTACCACGATCTCCGCTTTTCTATCGACAAGCAGCCGTTTAATGAAACAGAGATCAATCAGTTGCAGGAAGCCTCGCTCATTTTATCCAGGTTTGAGGGGATACCATTGTTTGAGCAAGCGCATTCGGTGTTATCCAGGATTCAAAAAGGCTTTTCGGTTGATCAAATCTATCCTATTGTCAGTTTTGAACAAAATCCTTACCTCCAGGGCTTATCGTTTTTTGGCGATTTGTTTGCCGCCATTTTTTATAAAAAGGTGCTGGAAGTTCACTACTGCAATTTTAAAGGCGAAGCGTCCTGTTTTTTGTTTCACCCCTATTGTTTAAAAGAATACCGCAACCGCTGGTATGTCATCGGGCATTATCCTGCACAACAATCCTACACCTGGTTGTTGGCCCTGGATCGAATTGAGCAGCTTGACGTAAAAAACGATCCCTTTATTCCCAATCCTGGCATAGACTGGGAGGATTACTTCTTTCACACCATTGGTGTCACCATCAAAGCAGGCCAACAAGCACAAAAAATCCTGATTTGGTTTCATACCGATGCTGCACCTTATGTCAAAACCAAACCCATCCACGGGACACAAAAAATCGTTGCTGAAGATTCGCTTGGATTAATCATAGCACTAACGATTATCCCCAACTATGAATTTTTCCAAAATATTCTTGCCTTTGGCGATAGTGCAGAGATTAAATCCCCGGAACATTTGCGACAACGGATGAAAACAAAATTGCAAGGTGCATTGGACCGGTATTAA